The genomic interval CGCCTGGGAAATGAGCCGCCCCATGTTGTCATTGACGCTGATGCGGAAAGTCTCAACCATGGGTATTTGCATCGGAGAAGTGAAGGCGACCGAGAACTGTCCTAAAACATTCGGCACGTTGATAGGTCTGTAGGCATATAGGATATTTCCCTGCCCAATTATTCGTTCTATCATTATCGAGAGTTCCGCGTGGGGGTTGTCCGGATCATTGATGTAGGGGGCAAAATCCACCACGAAAGTAGAATTGCGGATGAAGTGAAAATCAGCCGGAACGTTCAAAACAGGCGCGTCGTTCACCGGCAGAACGGTTATTGTGACCGTCATGCTCACGCTCGCACCAAAAGGATCGGTGGCGATGATCACGATGGTTTCCGTGCCAAACCAATCCTGTGCCGAATAGAGTGTGAAAGAAATATGCTGGTTGATAAATACGCTGATGTGCGGGCTGTTTTGAGTACTATAGGTCAGCGGGTCTAAGTCCGGGTCGCTGAAGTAATCGGATAGCAATGAAGGACCCCAGGGGATGTCTTCAAACATATTTGAGATCTCGTTCAGCGGATTGTGAATGATCGGCGCCTGGTTGGTTGCCGTGATAAAGTTTTGCTTGGTTTCGCTGGCATATTGACCATTGTTGGTGATCACGGTCAGTTTCACGGTATAGATGCCCGGTTGGGCGTATGTGTATAGAGGGTTTTGCAGATAGCTGTCGATGATGCCGTCGTTGTTGAAGTCCCAGCGCCAGCCGGTGATATGCGTCGAGGTCATATTGGGATCTGTGGTTGATTGATCCAAAAACATCACGTTCAACGGTGCGTGCCCGATGAGAGGATTGGCAATGAAATCCACCGTAAACAGAGGAGGCGAAACTATCATGTTTATGTTGTAGAGATAGACTGGTTGGGTGGCATCATTGTTGTTTATAACAATATTGTTACTGTAAAATCCCGCATCCAAACCCGCTGCATTGGCAACCAGGGTATGAGTAATACTTTGTCCTGCAGCTACGATACCGTTTACCGGCGTAATACTATAGTAGGTCGGGATCGATGCCGGATCGATGTCATAATAAAGCGGGATATTCCCGTTGTTGTTTACCTGGAAGCCGGCAATGGCTTGACCGCCAAATAGAACCGTCAACGGAAGAGGGTTGGGTGTAACAACGATCCAAGCAAAATCGCCACCGACCGCACCTTCGTATGCGACGAGCGTCGTGGTATAGGTATTTGAATACTCGTCCGTGAGGGTGAGAACCGCGTTCTGGGTTAGGTAATTGGTCGGTGAGAAGATCACTTCAAAGATGAGCACGTCCGCGTCATGTATATAATAGGGCAAGGTCGCCACCGGCATCCCGATCGCGTTTGTCATATTTGGCGAAAGGGCGAAGCTACTATCCCCGCTGAGCACGGCGGAGATCAAATACGCGCCGACTGTAGAACCAGGGTCCCTATAACAGTCCACAAAGACCGAGCCTGTCTCGCTGGGCTGGATCGTGGTGCCAAAATCATAGCTGGCGGGATAGACGGCAAGTGGCGGAGCCGCTCCGTAGCCCTCCAGATAGATATGATGTTGGTAGCGAGTATCGTCTGTGACGATCAGCCATCCGGAATGATCACCCACAGAGCCAGGGCGGAATATAACGCTCATAGTAATTGAGTCGTTTCCCCACATTGGAAACGGTGTGGCGAGCGCTGTTTCAATGCTGAAGTATTGGCTTCCGGAGAAACTGATGTCGGTGATAATGACTACCTCCGTTGGATCGCCGTAAGCTGTCATGTTGAGGGGCAAAACTTGGCTCTGCCCCACAAGAACCTGATCAAACATAAGACTTGTTGGATTGAAGCCCAGCGAGACTTGCCCGCATAAGCTTGTAAAATTAAAAAGCAACAATGTAACTGCGAAAAACCAAGCTCTTTTCATCTGATCCTCCCGGATTCATCCTATCTGAACTTATTTGATTCTCATACCTACCTCATTCCAAAAACTGAATGACAATAAGTGATACACGCTATTGACGCTCATTTTTATGTGTATGGATTTGCTGTCAAGAAAAATCTCGTTATTTTCGGCGACTCAGGAATGGAGACTGTTGTCGCGTGACAAGGAAAACTGGAAAAAATGACAAGGAAAACTGGACGATTTTGGACAAGGAAAACTGGACAAACCTGTATTATTATATTTTCTCGTGACTTAGCTGATACAATCGTCCATTGATAGGGATGTAGATGTATGTAGGTTAATCTGGGCAGCGGGGAGCGGTATTATATTTTCGGATGAGGGTGTCGAGGATGCCTATCATAGTGAGGTCATCGGAGTCTTTGGTGTAAGGGACGGGGGTAAAATCGTGATTGATGGGCATGAGCCAGGCGGTTTTTTGTTTGGGAACGAGGACGAGCTTTTTGAGCGTAATGCCGTCGGGAGTGCGGAAAGCCATGATGCGATTGTTGATTTGGATGCCGCGCCAATCACGGGAGCAGATGACCAGATCACCGGAGAGGATTTGCGGTTCCATTGAGCTGCCAGCCACCCGGAAAACAAGGTAAGGCGGAGGATAGGAGAGCAGGGAACGGGGGATTTCGATGAAGCCAAGCGGCTCATCCAGTTCCACTTCCACTGGGGAACCGGCGGCGATCTCAGCAACGATGGGAAGGCGGATGGTTTTGCCGGAAAGCGGTGAGATAGAGAGGGGATGAAGCTCCTGGAACATGGAACCAGTGCCGGTGAGGAGCCATGTAATGCTAACGCTAAAAACATTAGCAACTTGAGTCAAGAAAGCACTGTCAGGAGATCGTTCATCCTTTTCGTACCGCGATATTGCTGCTTGGGAAGTATTAAGAAGCAATGCAAACTTCGCCTGATTCAACTTTTTTTGCTCACGCAAGTCCTTGATTCTCAAGCCTATGCTCAATACTCACATCCTAATTATGACAAATGGTGTTTATTTTTCTTGACATTTATACCGCATGGTATATCTTGTGCTCAGACATTGTGTCAAAGTAAATAAGCGAGGTTAAAATGTCAAGCGAAAAGATTATGACGGCGGATGAGATCAGGCTGGAGCTGACGCGGCGGCGGATGACGCGGCGGGAGTTAGCGCGGCACTTGGGGATGAACTATGATTACATAGTTCAGATTCTGTTGGGATATCGGAATGCGGCGGCTCGGCGAGAGCAGATCACTAATTATTTCAATCAAAGCAAACAAATAAAGGAACTTAGAGGTTTATCATGACACTTCAAGCCCGTCTAAAAGCCACCGCCGCAGAGCTCATCCAGCTACTGGCTGAGGCTCAAAAAGAGCACGACGCCTTTGTCCAGGAACGCGATGCCAGGTTGCTGAGCACCTTCGAGAGCAAAGCCCCAGACGAGGCAGTTCGCTATGCCTGGCTGCTGTGCCTTGCCAGTGATTCTCATCCCGCCCGCGAGGCTCTATGCGATCAGATAGAGGTAGCTACCGCGGGTCTTAAATATCTGCTTTTGCAGTATGAAAGCAGCGTGCAGACGTCCTGCAAGGCAGGCAAGATCACCGATACCAGGTGCAAGAACCTCCTATTTTCGATAGACGCAGTAGTCGCCTTTGAGCTATTTGAGAATCGCTCTGATATCTCCCATTGAATAAGGGCTGGGGCGTCCCGTTTTTTGTCAAGTTATGAGGTGAGATGATGAAATACACGGTAAAGGAGTATTTATCAGTGCAAGAGTATGCGGATCGGAAGGGGATAAGCAGACAAGCTGTAATGAAAGCCATCAAAGCAGGGAAAATCCCCGCGGTTCATCAGGATGATCCAAAACAGCCAAAAGGTAAGTGGATGGTTATACTCGATGCAACCGATGCAACCACTGCAACCACTGCAACCACTGACAACCACCAACCAGAAGCGACAACGGATAAGCCGGTGAGGACACCGGCACACCTTGCCTGCGGGGACGCAGGCATTCCAGAGCAGAGAGAAGAAAGGGCAACTGTTAAGGAATACTTAACAGTTGAAACAGGGGAGAGAGACCGGTTAGACGAATTGGCAAGTCACGGCGCTTTCACCGCCGAGGTTGCGGGTTCGAATCCCGCACCGGTCGCCAAAGCTGGTGTAGCGCAGCATTCCAATGCTGCGGAGGAAAAGAATTCCGCAGGATTGGACTTCTGCGCAGCGGATAAGCGAGCAAATCCGGCGCTGATCTGTGTGCAGGCGAACCTTCCCGTGCCCGCCATTGCCCGCAAAAGCCGTTTTCCATCGCGTCAGGCGGAGAGCTTAGCGGTGTTGAAGGCGCTGCTCTGTGATGATGTGCTGCGAGTGCAGGGCGCGGGCAGGTTCAGCCGCCGTCAGGCGATTACGCAGGTCTTGGCGCTATATCGCAATGGGCTGACGCATCGGCGCTTATCTGCGCTGAAGGGAGATTTAAGTAGCAGCACGGTGTATCAGTGGCTGCAAAAATACGATGGCAAGGATCACCTGCGGTTGGCGGTCAATTATCCGCGGCAGCGGGGTCATCTGGTTTTGGAGGATGATCTTAGCTTCCTCACGGGTTATATGATGAGCAGCAGTGACCGCAAGGTGCAGAGCGGACTGCGTCTGCTGCATTACTGGAATCGGCGTCAGGGGAGAGATATGCTGACCAGTGACCGTACTTTGACGCGAGCCTTTGCCGCCTGGAAGACCACCAATCATGCGATTTACGCGCTGAATAGGTATGGTGAGAAATATGTGCGGGAGCATTTGCTTCCGATGGAAGAGCTTGATTGGAGCTTAGTGAAGCAGGGAGAGCTGTGGATGTCCGACGGGCACCGGCTGAATTTCCCGGTGCTGAATCCGCTGACGGGTAAGGCGGAGCGTCCGGTGCTGGTTAGCTGGTTTGATGTGGCGCCGCGCATGCCGGTGGGTTTTGATCTGGATTTCACGGAGAACAAGCGCGTGATCGGCAGCAGCTTCAAGAATGGCTTGATGTCGGCTCAATACTGCCCTTGTTACGTGAAGCTTGACAATGGCTTAGGCTATCGCAGCAAGGATATCAGCAAAAGGTTGAGCAAGGCGGAGCTGGACGAGCTAGAGGAAGATGAGCGCATCGCCGAGCTGCAGATCAGCGGAGCGCTCTACCGCTGCGGCGTGAAAAAGGTGAGCTTTGGCATCCCTTACAACTCCACCAGCAAGGCGATATTGGAGCGTTGGCATGGGATATTAGACAATGGCATTGAGAGCCTATGCCCGCAGTATAGCGGCAACAGCGTGGCAAACAAACCGGCGCGGATGAGCCGGAACGAGAAGTTTTTACAGCGCATCGAGGCGGGTAGCGCGCTGACGGTAATCGAGGCGAAGCTTTTGATCGAGGAATGGATACTTGAGGTCTATGGTCAGGAGCCGCACCGCGGAATCGGCGGACGGCGTCCGATGGAGGTATTCACGGAGGGCTTGGCGGAGATTCCCGCGGAGCAGCGCAAGAGCGCAGCCGAGTTCTATTGGCTGATGCTTTCCACTGAGGTCAAAAAGCTGGATCATAACGGTGTCAAAGTCAATGGGATCAAGTATTGGGATGAGGCAATGGTGGATTATGTGGGGCAACAGGTTAGCGTCCGCTATGAGCAGATGGACGACCGGTTTGTCTATGTTTTTCGCAGTGATGGATTCCTGATCTGCCGGGCGGAGGCGCGGGAGCTGAGCGATCCGCTGGCTACCATGCGCGAGGATGGCGGGCTGAAGGCGATGGAGCTGACGGGTAGGATCAAGCAGACGCGGGGGATTATGAAACGCCTGAAAAAAGCCACGGAAGCGCATAAACAGCTTTCCTTCCAGAGCGATGATCTGCTGCAAACGATGATCCAGAGCGGCAGGCGTTTGCAGCTCACGCAACAATCCGGCGTGACGCCGGCGGTGGCGCCGGCTGCTTTGCTTGTTGTCCCGCCGGTTACACCTGACGGAGAAGTCGAATCCGCGGACGAAGCGATTAGGGAGATATATAAAAGGCTGGGGTTGGAATCCACTAAATAAGGAGAAGATATGAGAGTACACTTGAGCGAAACGGAGAACATCAAATCCGCGTGTCGGGCGCTGGATTATCTATTGAATCGTCCGGTGGCGCATCAGCCGGGTCTGGGGATGATTTACGGTGCGCCGGGACTGGGCAAAACGCAGTTCAGCCAGCGGGCGGCGCTCAGCGGGCACTACATCTATCTCTCGGCGAAAAAGGCTGATACGGCAAAGTCATTCATCGCCGAGGTGACCAAGCTGCTGCTGCAGCGCTATCATCCGCGCGAAACCGGCGGGGGATCGGGCACGCGCAGCGCCTTATTTTATCGCTGCCTCGACATCCTAAACGAAAACACTATGCCCAACCACCTGCCGCTGCTGTTCATTGACGAGGTCGATAACATCGTTCACGAAAAGCATGAAGGCATTGTGGGGATGCTGCGTGACATAGTCGATAACAGTGCCGCCATCGTGATTCTGGTGGGCATGCAAGACCTGCGCAGCAAGATCGTGAAGCTGAATGCACATTACTACAACCGCGTGGTTTATTTCTGCGAGTTCAAGCCGCTCAGCTATGCGGATACGAAGCTGCTGGTGAAGGACCTGAGCGAGGTGAGCTTGGCAGCGGATTTGTTGACCAGCATTCACAGCCAGGCAAAGGGGGATGCGCGCAAGGTGATCAAATACATCAGGCATTACGAAGAGCTGGCGGGCGCCCACGGTCAGAGCCATTTGGACGAGGCGGACGCCAAGCGTCTGCTGCGCGTGGAACTTGCCGAGCCGCGGACAAAATCGCTTTTCACAGCAGTTACGGGAGCTGAGTGATGGACGCGCTAACGCGTTTTCTGAGTGTGCACCGCGGACCCTTCACCGTGGGGGATTTCATTGGCGCCACGGGTATCTCGCAGCGCAGAGCTGCGAGGTTGCTGAGGCGGGCTGTTGCCGATAATGGCATCCGGCTGTTAGACAGTTCTGCTGCGCCGCTTGATGCGCTCTATTGTCCCCGCCCGCCGCTAAATTTTCTGGCGCAGAAGCAGTATGATTTCACACCGGATGCCGGTAAATTGCGGCTGATTCTGGAGCAGATGACGCCTGGTGCGCTGGTCAGCGCCTCAGCGCTTGGCATCTCCACAGGTATGGCATACCGCACCCTGACGCGCTATCTGCTGACGCTGCACCACCTTGGTTGTGTGGAAATCCTGCCGAACCTGCAAGCTATAAAATACCGTCGTTACCGCAAAATCTCGGAGAGCTTTAACGAGGCAAAAATACCACATTTCTTTTCCATGATAAGGAGTAAAAAATCATGAAAAAACATCACTCTGAACAGCATCGTGAATGTCCTGTTTCACTTTTAGTAACTTCTTCCGGAAACACTTCGGCAGTGACTCAAAAGCCAGAAACCTGTCAATTGTCCGAAGCAGCCGTACAATCGGCGCAGCAAGCGCTTCTAATTGAACTAAAGAAGCTGCGTTCGCGGCAGCGCCGGCACTCCCGTCAAATAGCTCGAGGTGTGGCAGAGAGGGCATTACTAAAATCGATGTCGCAAGATTGTTGTAGTAGCCAAGAAGAATGATGCACAGCTTTTCATCGTCGTCAAAAAATGCGCATTTGCTGTGTAAGCAGGCGTCTTGCTGTGCCATTGGGCAGTATTTTAAATGTTTCATGGGACGCTCCTTGTTATGGTTTTTGTTGCTTTTCCCCATAATGGGAGTGTCCCGCAATTTTGTCAAGGAGGAATAGATCATGAAAGCTAAACCGACCACTGAGGCGCATGATTCCAATCATGCGAAGGTTTCCAAGCCCGCTAAGCCCCGCAGCAAACCTGCGGATAAACGTCTCAAAATCATGCGCTCCACCGTGATGGCGGTCTCCATCAGGCAGCGCGGCTGGGATTATAACACGCTGCACGACCTGATGCAGACCTGGGGCTTTGGTTCCAGCCTGCGCAAGCTGTCTCTCTGCGAGTTAGGCGACCTGCTCCGGATTCTCAGGGGGCAGCAAGACCCCGCCCAAACATATCACGGCATCGGCACACTCGACGACCAAGGGCGATACATGTGGAGCCTGATGAAGGATGCCGGCTGGGATTTTTACCGGCTGCGCCTATGGATGCTGAAGCATTGCTCCGCAAGCCACTGGAACGCACTCTATGACAGCGAAAAACGCGCCATCATCGCCATGCTGAAAAAATACGCACGCGTAGCGCAGGATTCCAATCCTGCGGATTCCCCGTCAACAAGCCCCCAATAAAAAGAGGTAAACCATGAACGCAACACCTAACAAGTCCATGAAGCTCTGCCCTGTCTGCAATGGCAAGGGCACCATCACAGAAGACACCAAAATCTATGAATTCATCACCCGTGACCCTCAAACCAACCGCTGCCTGTTTTGCAATGGCAAAGGTTTTATCGGAAAGAGGAAAAACCCTCCTCCCCTCAGAATGCCTGCGTCTGGAATGCCTGCGTCCCCGCAGGCAAGGCCTGCCGACCTCCCGGTCGGCAGCCCCATCGCAGAGGCGGAATGCCGCGCCACCGGCTACTCCCTGGTCATCGTTTTCGGCATCCAAACCCTGTCCGAACTATGTGCCATCATTTCACACCTATCAAACATAAAGGAGCCCTAAAATGCCAAAAAAACAAGCACAATCACTCGTAGCGCATGATTCCGATCATGCGAAGCTAATCATCTGGGAAGACGTCAATCTCGCCCTGAAAACCCTTGGCGAGCGCACCGTGTGCAAGCGCGAACTGGAAAACCGCATCACTGAAGAGGTCAACGCCATCACCGCCAAATATCAGGCGCAGACGGCTGCCGTCATTGCCGATATTGACGCCATCACCTCAGACATCGAAAAATACGTGATCGAGCACAAGGACGAGTTCGCTGAAAACCGCAGCAAGGATTTCAGCTATGGCAGCATCAGTTGCCGCGTGTCTAAAGCCGTGCGCATCATCAGCAAATCAGTCTGTCTCAAAGCGCTCAAAGCGCTCGCCATGACGGAATACATCATCGTGAAGGAAGACCCCAACAAAGAGATGCTCAAGACGCTCTCGGACATCGAGCTTGCGAAGGTCGCCTGTGAATTCAAGGTGACCGACAACATCAGCATCGAGCCGTATATCGAAGACCTCACCCCAAACCTACCATAAAAAGGAGATTACCATGATTGTATTCATCCTGTTCTTCGTCGCAATTCTGGAGTTTATCTATATCTTCATTGCAAGCTACAAAAGCAAGCAGCACAAGGAAGATATGCTATACGCAGAGAGGTGGTATCTCAACACCGTGACCAGCCTAAAAGAGGCGGCTCAAAGGGAAGCCTCCGCCGCTGAACACAGGCTTGAGAGCGCTACTGAACTTACATTGCAACATGAAAGCAAGATGTCCATCCTCGAAAAATACATTGAAAACCTGAAGAATATAATAAAAACTGCACAGGAGACAAGCGCATCCGAACAGGCAGCTTTAGCAAAAGCCATTGCGGATACGCGTCGGGTAGCCGAGGAGCTGGATCAAACAAATGGAGAATTGAACAGGGCAAATAATAGGGTTTTTAAGCTGTTGCAGGGCAGCAAGCATCTCGCCGCCGCGCTCGAGGCTAAAGAGGAGAGAATCAGATTATCGCGACAAAGGCTTGAAGCCGTCCTGGCAGAGCATAGAGCCGGGCGCACTCGCAGCGACGCCCATACTAAAAGCTTGGAAAATATAGTTGAACAATCCAGGCTGCAAATAAAGCAGCTTGAGCAGCAGAATGAATCTCTGGCTGCGGAAATCTCCAAAATCTACGATAACTACGCGTTTCAAATGGCTAAGCTGCACATGCCCGCGGACAAAATTAACGAGACGCAGGAAAACATCAAAAATAATGTCCGCCGCCAACTTGACAGCGCCGCTCTACCCAGCGACACCGCCAAGATCGACACCGCCAAGATCGACGATGCCTGCAATTCTTGACACATTCCCCCCGGAATGCCCGCCCATGGAATGCCTGCGTCCCCGCAGGCAAGGAGCACCGCCTCCCCCATGGAATGCCTGCCCATGGAATGCCTGCGTCCCCGCAGGCAAGGAGCACCGCCTCCCCCCCGGAATGCCTGCCCATGGAATGCCTGCGTCCCCGCAGGCAAGGAGCGCCGACCTCCCGGTCGGCGCTCCATCCCGGGCTTTGCCAGAAGCTACGCTATAAGGAGAACTAATGCAATGTCCTATCTGTCTGCATCATAGCTTTGTGGTGCGCACCATCAAGCTGAATAACCCCACCCACGCAATCCGTTACCGCGTTTGCCAATGCTGTTATTATGAATTTACCACTAAGGAGACCCTCGATGAGCCTAAAGCAGATACTCCGCTTCCGCAACCTCCAAAAGATCGCCAAAGCCGCTAACATTGACCGCTTGAACCGCCTGTTGCTGCGTTTGCTGCACGGCGATCAG from Candidatus Cloacimonadaceae bacterium carries:
- a CDS encoding S24 family peptidase; this encodes MFQELHPLSISPLSGKTIRLPIVAEIAAGSPVEVELDEPLGFIEIPRSLLSYPPPYLVFRVAGSSMEPQILSGDLVICSRDWRGIQINNRIMAFRTPDGITLKKLVLVPKQKTAWLMPINHDFTPVPYTKDSDDLTMIGILDTLIRKYNTAPRCPD
- a CDS encoding Mu transposase C-terminal domain-containing protein yields the protein MDFCAADKRANPALICVQANLPVPAIARKSRFPSRQAESLAVLKALLCDDVLRVQGAGRFSRRQAITQVLALYRNGLTHRRLSALKGDLSSSTVYQWLQKYDGKDHLRLAVNYPRQRGHLVLEDDLSFLTGYMMSSSDRKVQSGLRLLHYWNRRQGRDMLTSDRTLTRAFAAWKTTNHAIYALNRYGEKYVREHLLPMEELDWSLVKQGELWMSDGHRLNFPVLNPLTGKAERPVLVSWFDVAPRMPVGFDLDFTENKRVIGSSFKNGLMSAQYCPCYVKLDNGLGYRSKDISKRLSKAELDELEEDERIAELQISGALYRCGVKKVSFGIPYNSTSKAILERWHGILDNGIESLCPQYSGNSVANKPARMSRNEKFLQRIEAGSALTVIEAKLLIEEWILEVYGQEPHRGIGGRRPMEVFTEGLAEIPAEQRKSAAEFYWLMLSTEVKKLDHNGVKVNGIKYWDEAMVDYVGQQVSVRYEQMDDRFVYVFRSDGFLICRAEARELSDPLATMREDGGLKAMELTGRIKQTRGIMKRLKKATEAHKQLSFQSDDLLQTMIQSGRRLQLTQQSGVTPAVAPAALLVVPPVTPDGEVESADEAIREIYKRLGLESTK
- a CDS encoding ATP-binding protein; its protein translation is MRVHLSETENIKSACRALDYLLNRPVAHQPGLGMIYGAPGLGKTQFSQRAALSGHYIYLSAKKADTAKSFIAEVTKLLLQRYHPRETGGGSGTRSALFYRCLDILNENTMPNHLPLLFIDEVDNIVHEKHEGIVGMLRDIVDNSAAIVILVGMQDLRSKIVKLNAHYYNRVVYFCEFKPLSYADTKLLVKDLSEVSLAADLLTSIHSQAKGDARKVIKYIRHYEELAGAHGQSHLDEADAKRLLRVELAEPRTKSLFTAVTGAE
- a CDS encoding host-nuclease inhibitor Gam family protein codes for the protein MPKKQAQSLVAHDSDHAKLIIWEDVNLALKTLGERTVCKRELENRITEEVNAITAKYQAQTAAVIADIDAITSDIEKYVIEHKDEFAENRSKDFSYGSISCRVSKAVRIISKSVCLKALKALAMTEYIIVKEDPNKEMLKTLSDIELAKVACEFKVTDNISIEPYIEDLTPNLP